In the Streptomyces formicae genome, one interval contains:
- a CDS encoding Eco57I restriction-modification methylase domain-containing protein, giving the protein MDEAARRLLRQAHRAWQSDPQRIHGDWIRHLLGSLLGWADALHEEPDLLARLAFHESGHQEPLTPSFALTSPDTHDPTAPEPSEIALLGLVCAPGTVPTARQPGTAWAESPADQLARMCRHHGTGLGLVAAGRWWTLVWAPRDAPTSYVTFDTADWASAADRPVVRAFLSLLCRRRFFSVPNDETLSHLLSHAEDETEDLTESLGRQVKEAVDLLVAAIGRTDQEARGSNRPGLGREPAAEVYKAALSTQMRILFVFFAEERGLLPADNPLYVSAYSAGALCVDLEAQARATSEEDLEQSHAAWHRLVALFRAVYQGVDHPRLQVCGYDGSLFDPRRHPWLEPGDGSSPWPVDDRTVLHMLRAVQFVTVGRGRTRERRRTAFGQLSISQIGHVYEGLLEYEGRRAADPVVGLIGKPGREIQVELAELERLAAEAAQHPDAPGRLAAALADRYKKSGLGTPKAVERALRPPETSEREEARRKLLAGTNGDLGLAERLLPFNGIIRRDLRGLPVVVSPGGLYVGRSSTRRTTGAHYTPEELAAEVARGALEPLVHSYGPLQTADRNTWVLKPSSEILRLKIADLACGSGAFLVAACRYLAEMLLKSRARGQQGKFLRETTDANADRTILRARREIAERCLYGVDINPLAVELAKFALWLETVEPGMPFTFLDDRLLDGDSLVGLASYAQLEAMHLLPGRRRVHDRSPVDFTATVPQLTGFGGNVERAARLRSSIVDIPGTSLVALEEKRRVLREAKEAVALQERVANLLVTASLDRAARGGSGFDDASVLAADHVRRWGKSDPAGRAEVERQMDEATRRGTRGALGADGDAWKPFHWPYRFPEVFRQGGFDAVIGNPPFLGGQRLTGSLGKSFRDYYVTGIGRSARGSADLVAYFLLRAHDLLNERGQTGLIATNTLAQGDTREVGLDCLVADGVELRQAVKSAPWPSRSAVLEYCAVWTSRAAVSPGGLRVADGVEVAGLTSSLDAVSRVTGAAHRLAENQGIAFIGSYVLGLGFTMQPQAAEVLIAQDERYRKVLFPYLNGQDLNSRPDGSASRWVINFHDWREERAKEFPAAYEQVRRLVKPEREKSNRPVRREKWWWFAERAKGLYAATERTDRTLVITLVSKVVMPVMVPTGQVFAHKLCVFASDDSAMLALLSSAPHYWWAISRSSTMKADLNYSPSDVFETLPRPELTPPLREAGHRLDTHRRAIMPARGGLTATYNLVHDEKCTDPDITELRTIHRTIDEEVARAYGWHDLLDQPGGLDHGFQDTRQGPRYTVGPVARQEILDRLLEENQRRYAVETNSRDAAPGQLSFEEERQPTAVTRAAPKRRPASVPSQSSPTSSPDGAVR; this is encoded by the coding sequence TTGGACGAGGCGGCGCGGCGCCTGCTCCGCCAGGCCCACCGGGCCTGGCAGTCGGACCCGCAGCGAATACACGGCGACTGGATCCGACATCTCCTGGGTTCCCTACTCGGCTGGGCAGACGCGTTACACGAAGAACCGGACCTGCTTGCGCGTCTCGCCTTCCACGAATCAGGGCATCAGGAGCCACTCACCCCGTCGTTCGCTCTCACCTCCCCGGACACCCACGATCCGACCGCCCCGGAGCCGTCGGAAATCGCACTGCTCGGACTGGTCTGCGCACCGGGCACGGTCCCGACAGCCCGGCAGCCCGGCACGGCTTGGGCTGAGTCGCCGGCGGACCAGCTGGCACGCATGTGCCGTCACCACGGCACCGGCCTCGGACTGGTCGCGGCCGGCCGCTGGTGGACCCTCGTGTGGGCACCCCGCGACGCGCCCACCAGCTACGTCACCTTCGACACTGCGGACTGGGCGTCGGCCGCCGACCGCCCGGTGGTGCGGGCCTTCCTCTCGCTGCTCTGCCGACGCCGCTTCTTTTCGGTCCCGAACGACGAAACCCTCTCCCACCTGCTCTCCCACGCGGAGGACGAGACCGAGGACCTCACCGAATCCCTCGGACGGCAGGTCAAGGAAGCCGTCGACCTCCTTGTCGCCGCCATCGGCCGTACGGACCAGGAGGCGCGCGGCAGCAATCGGCCGGGCCTCGGACGCGAGCCCGCCGCCGAGGTGTACAAGGCGGCGCTCTCCACTCAGATGCGGATCCTGTTCGTGTTCTTCGCGGAGGAGCGCGGACTGCTCCCGGCGGACAACCCTCTTTACGTATCGGCCTATTCGGCAGGCGCGCTCTGTGTCGACCTCGAAGCTCAGGCCAGGGCCACGAGCGAGGAGGACCTGGAGCAGAGCCACGCGGCATGGCACCGCCTGGTCGCTCTCTTCCGCGCCGTGTACCAGGGCGTGGACCACCCGCGTCTCCAAGTGTGCGGATACGACGGCAGCCTCTTCGACCCCCGTCGCCACCCCTGGCTGGAGCCCGGTGACGGCAGCTCACCATGGCCCGTCGACGACCGGACGGTGCTGCACATGCTGCGTGCGGTGCAGTTCGTCACGGTCGGCCGCGGTCGTACGCGCGAGCGCCGCAGGACGGCCTTCGGGCAGTTGTCGATCTCTCAGATCGGGCACGTCTACGAAGGGCTCCTGGAGTACGAAGGGCGACGCGCGGCGGACCCGGTCGTCGGCCTGATCGGCAAGCCCGGCCGGGAGATCCAGGTGGAGCTGGCCGAGTTGGAGCGCCTCGCCGCGGAAGCTGCGCAGCACCCGGATGCGCCGGGCCGACTGGCCGCGGCGCTCGCGGACCGGTACAAGAAGTCGGGTCTGGGTACCCCGAAGGCGGTCGAGCGCGCACTCCGCCCTCCGGAGACCTCCGAACGCGAGGAGGCCCGGCGGAAGTTACTGGCTGGGACCAACGGAGATCTCGGTCTCGCCGAGCGCCTCCTCCCCTTCAACGGCATCATCCGCCGCGACCTGCGAGGGCTCCCCGTCGTCGTCTCGCCCGGCGGCCTGTACGTCGGCCGCTCGTCGACACGCCGGACGACCGGCGCCCATTACACCCCTGAGGAACTCGCCGCGGAGGTGGCCCGGGGCGCGCTCGAACCCTTGGTCCACTCTTACGGCCCGCTGCAGACCGCGGACCGGAACACCTGGGTCCTCAAGCCCAGCAGCGAAATCCTCCGACTCAAGATCGCGGACCTGGCCTGCGGGTCCGGGGCGTTCCTCGTCGCCGCGTGCCGGTACCTGGCGGAGATGCTGCTGAAGTCCCGCGCGCGCGGGCAGCAGGGCAAGTTCCTCCGCGAGACGACCGACGCCAACGCCGACCGGACGATACTCCGGGCACGCCGCGAGATCGCCGAGCGCTGCCTGTACGGAGTGGACATCAACCCGCTCGCCGTCGAACTCGCCAAGTTCGCTCTGTGGCTGGAGACCGTCGAACCTGGCATGCCGTTCACGTTCCTCGACGATCGACTGCTCGACGGCGACTCCCTGGTGGGACTCGCGTCGTACGCACAGCTTGAGGCCATGCACCTGCTGCCAGGGCGCCGCCGTGTGCACGACCGCTCCCCGGTCGACTTCACTGCGACGGTTCCCCAGCTCACCGGGTTCGGTGGCAATGTGGAGCGTGCCGCCCGGCTCCGCTCAAGCATTGTGGATATCCCGGGTACGTCCCTCGTCGCGCTGGAGGAGAAACGGCGGGTCCTCCGCGAAGCCAAGGAAGCGGTGGCACTGCAGGAGCGCGTCGCCAATCTCCTGGTCACCGCCTCTCTGGACCGCGCCGCGCGCGGCGGGTCCGGGTTCGACGACGCTTCCGTCTTGGCCGCCGACCACGTACGCCGATGGGGCAAGTCCGATCCGGCAGGACGCGCCGAGGTCGAACGGCAGATGGACGAGGCCACCCGCCGCGGCACACGCGGCGCGCTCGGCGCCGACGGTGACGCCTGGAAGCCCTTCCACTGGCCCTACCGTTTCCCGGAGGTGTTCCGGCAGGGCGGCTTTGACGCCGTGATCGGCAACCCTCCCTTCCTCGGCGGACAGAGGCTCACCGGATCACTGGGCAAGTCGTTCCGCGACTACTACGTCACCGGGATCGGGCGATCCGCGCGTGGGAGTGCGGATCTGGTGGCCTACTTCCTGCTGCGGGCCCACGATCTGCTGAACGAGCGTGGCCAGACGGGGCTGATCGCGACGAACACGCTGGCCCAGGGGGACACCCGGGAGGTCGGTCTGGACTGCTTGGTGGCAGATGGGGTGGAGTTGCGGCAGGCGGTGAAGAGCGCGCCGTGGCCGTCGCGGAGCGCGGTTCTCGAATACTGCGCGGTGTGGACGAGCCGGGCGGCGGTCAGTCCGGGAGGGCTACGTGTCGCGGACGGGGTCGAGGTTGCGGGGCTCACGTCGTCGCTGGATGCGGTGTCGCGGGTGACGGGAGCGGCGCATCGATTAGCGGAAAACCAGGGAATTGCCTTCATCGGTTCGTACGTGCTGGGACTGGGATTCACCATGCAGCCTCAGGCGGCCGAAGTGTTGATTGCGCAGGATGAGCGGTACCGGAAGGTGCTGTTCCCCTACCTGAACGGGCAGGACCTAAACTCGCGCCCGGACGGGTCGGCCAGTCGATGGGTCATCAATTTCCATGACTGGCGCGAGGAACGGGCCAAAGAATTCCCTGCGGCGTACGAGCAGGTCCGGCGGCTGGTAAAGCCGGAGCGGGAGAAGAGCAACCGGCCAGTCAGGAGGGAGAAGTGGTGGTGGTTCGCCGAACGCGCCAAGGGGCTCTACGCGGCAACTGAGAGGACGGACCGCACTCTCGTGATCACGCTTGTGAGTAAGGTCGTGATGCCGGTGATGGTGCCGACCGGACAGGTCTTCGCGCACAAGCTCTGCGTCTTCGCCAGCGACGACTCCGCGATGCTGGCCCTGCTGAGCAGCGCCCCGCATTACTGGTGGGCCATCAGCCGGAGTTCGACGATGAAGGCCGACCTCAACTACTCACCCTCGGACGTTTTCGAAACCCTGCCTCGCCCCGAACTCACCCCGCCCCTCCGTGAAGCGGGCCACCGCCTCGACACCCACCGTCGCGCGATCATGCCCGCCCGCGGCGGCCTCACCGCCACATACAACCTCGTCCACGACGAGAAGTGCACCGACCCCGACATCACCGAACTCCGCACCATCCACCGCACCATCGACGAGGAAGTCGCCCGCGCCTACGGCTGGCACGACCTCCTCGACCAGCCCGGCGGCCTCGACCACGGCTTCCAGGACACCCGCCAAGGCCCCCGCTACACCGTCGGCCCCGTCGCCCGCCAGGAAATCCTCGACCGCCTCCTCGAAGAGAACCAACGACGCTATGCGGTGGAGACCAACTCTCGAGACGCCGCGCCGGGCCAACTGTCCTTCGAGGAAGAGCGACAGCCAACAGCGGTTACGCGTGCGGCTCCGAAAAGGCGTCCAGCATCTGTACCGTCGCAGTCATCCCCGACCAGCTCACCAGACGGAGCCGTTCGGTGA
- the drmA gene encoding DISARM system helicase DrmA: protein MPSMSPGVPTGASSQSLEEDLLQRVREVPQRFAAATSYEVRDELGEIISRDLLGPWDGPGEEFDPRAAGPRDRYLVGMLGPKRTLTNSLAAASEQLDDDSDGEGDGTDHSLPEKLTTQNAGRMWASSMGMMFAVPAGADAVSVRVRWGRYHKTQVLAEDGAARTTWARQQVEEQAEVRLDGAARQRLPLLASDPEAPGVRLEVDVRERSGASRVVELALVNGQDEPAQSKDSAWLFQTELQVTALDGAAAVFEPISDPLRDGAEAVGEGTADLEEQRLTLLYRNQLKHAAGRNVAVDALVDQGERRAHRLTTNWLPVHDVPATVAPTGEDATYLAGLELSMDALAELPADRLTAALAPLAEGYTAWLEEQRAHAGTLPPGLRATALDAVEQAGDVAARITLGVDMLSDPERPEALEAFRFANRAMALQRRHTAIAALREREGIGFAQAKARIDEQGAAAASWRPFQLAFVLLNLRALAVPTLTEREAGPDAIVDLLFFPTGGGKTEAYLGLAAFTFAIRRLQGTLGEGADARSGEAGVAVLMRYTLRLLTAQQFQRAAALVCAAEVLRREAYEAGDTRWGDTPFRIGLWVGGAVSPNRYEEAAQQIAEAKEAGAGRGAKVLQTLACPWCGTALSAQHDLHPDDTLRRVLLYCANGEGKNACPFSQRRSPGEGLPILTVDEEIYRLAPSLLIATVDKLAQLPWRGYAGMLFGRVSELCPRHGYRHADLDARTSCGQTHNSKGKYEAVASRPVTRLRPPDLIIQDELHLISGALGTTVGLFEAAVDQLCTWPAPDGHGGSRPVGPKIVASTATTKRAADQIRGVFARRAAIFPPRVVDVEDTFFSQQVAVTPAAPGRRYLGICAHGVRMKQAEIRVAEILALAGQTLFDRHGAPADPYMTLVGYFNATRELAGMRRFLDDDIATRVRVHGTRKGLSNRLLRRTDMLSVQELTSRISSGDITEVLARLEIGFDEELDTTVRRQALVDELKAAAQHKQRLDPAKLGLRNESNGAVDAVIATSMLQVGVDVSRFGLMLVVGQPKNTAEYIQASSRVGRDAKRPGLVVTLYNWTRPRDLAHFETFSHYHATFYREVEALSVTPFARRSLDRTTAAAWIAAIRNADAGHSRNADAYDVDLDGPVARQVTEQFLARAETVGGERARDYLAERIDTLKEAWTTRKQGNSRLGYEEGKWQRQQLTGLLDKATGAKWGELTVSQSMRETENEINLLVPGSGLFDVVGGAPPWSYSGGQGPDDAGSAEETPDGDETGTVLDNKQQGPTGPNGKKARA from the coding sequence ATGCCGAGCATGTCACCCGGAGTGCCGACGGGAGCGTCGTCGCAGTCGTTGGAGGAGGATCTCCTCCAACGGGTCCGCGAGGTCCCGCAGCGCTTCGCGGCGGCCACGTCCTACGAGGTCCGGGACGAGCTCGGCGAGATCATCAGCCGGGACCTGCTCGGTCCGTGGGACGGCCCCGGCGAGGAGTTCGACCCGCGGGCGGCAGGCCCGCGCGACCGATATCTGGTCGGCATGCTGGGCCCCAAGCGGACGTTGACGAACTCGCTCGCTGCCGCGTCCGAACAGCTCGACGACGATTCCGACGGTGAAGGCGACGGCACCGACCACAGCCTCCCGGAAAAGCTCACCACGCAGAACGCGGGCCGGATGTGGGCCTCCTCGATGGGCATGATGTTCGCCGTTCCGGCCGGGGCCGACGCGGTCAGCGTGCGTGTCCGCTGGGGCCGCTACCACAAGACGCAGGTGCTGGCGGAGGACGGTGCAGCTCGCACGACCTGGGCTCGTCAGCAGGTCGAGGAGCAGGCGGAAGTCCGGCTCGACGGGGCCGCGCGGCAGAGACTGCCACTCCTCGCGAGTGACCCTGAGGCTCCAGGCGTACGCCTGGAAGTCGATGTGCGGGAGCGGTCCGGTGCGAGCCGGGTGGTCGAACTCGCCCTGGTCAACGGCCAGGACGAGCCCGCCCAGTCCAAGGACAGCGCCTGGCTGTTCCAGACCGAGCTGCAGGTCACCGCCCTCGACGGAGCCGCGGCCGTCTTCGAGCCCATCTCCGACCCGCTGCGCGACGGTGCCGAAGCAGTAGGCGAGGGCACGGCCGACCTCGAGGAACAGCGCCTCACCCTGCTCTACCGCAACCAGCTCAAGCACGCCGCAGGCCGTAACGTCGCCGTCGACGCGCTGGTGGACCAGGGAGAGCGACGGGCCCACCGGCTCACCACCAACTGGCTCCCCGTCCACGACGTACCGGCCACCGTCGCCCCCACCGGCGAGGACGCCACCTACCTGGCCGGCCTCGAACTGTCGATGGACGCCCTCGCCGAGCTCCCCGCCGACCGGCTGACCGCCGCCCTGGCGCCCCTCGCCGAGGGGTACACCGCATGGCTCGAGGAGCAGCGGGCCCACGCCGGGACGTTGCCGCCCGGCCTGCGAGCTACCGCGCTGGACGCCGTGGAACAGGCCGGCGACGTGGCCGCGCGGATCACGCTCGGCGTGGATATGCTCTCCGACCCCGAACGCCCCGAGGCGCTCGAGGCGTTCCGGTTCGCCAACCGGGCCATGGCCCTCCAGCGTCGACACACCGCCATCGCCGCACTGCGCGAGCGCGAAGGCATCGGCTTCGCGCAGGCGAAGGCACGGATCGACGAACAGGGCGCCGCGGCCGCCTCCTGGCGCCCGTTCCAGCTGGCCTTCGTGCTGCTCAACCTTCGTGCACTCGCCGTCCCCACCCTCACGGAGAGGGAAGCAGGACCGGACGCCATCGTCGACCTGCTGTTCTTTCCCACCGGTGGCGGCAAGACCGAGGCATACCTGGGCCTGGCCGCCTTCACCTTCGCCATCCGCAGACTTCAAGGGACGCTCGGCGAAGGCGCTGACGCCAGAAGCGGCGAGGCCGGAGTGGCCGTTCTCATGCGGTACACGCTGCGGCTGCTCACAGCTCAGCAGTTCCAGCGTGCCGCGGCCCTGGTCTGCGCCGCCGAGGTGCTCCGCCGCGAGGCGTACGAGGCAGGCGACACACGGTGGGGCGACACCCCCTTCCGCATCGGGCTCTGGGTCGGTGGGGCCGTCTCGCCCAACCGCTACGAAGAGGCCGCCCAGCAGATCGCCGAGGCCAAGGAAGCAGGAGCGGGCCGGGGCGCCAAGGTCCTCCAGACCCTCGCCTGTCCCTGGTGCGGCACCGCACTGAGCGCCCAGCACGACCTTCACCCCGACGACACCCTGCGCCGAGTCCTGCTCTACTGCGCCAACGGGGAAGGCAAGAACGCCTGCCCGTTCTCCCAGCGGCGCTCACCCGGCGAAGGGCTGCCCATCCTCACCGTGGACGAGGAGATCTACCGCCTCGCCCCGAGCCTGCTGATCGCCACCGTGGACAAACTCGCCCAGCTGCCCTGGCGCGGCTACGCAGGCATGCTCTTCGGCCGAGTCTCCGAGCTCTGCCCCCGCCACGGCTACCGCCACGCCGACCTCGACGCGCGCACCTCCTGCGGCCAGACTCACAACTCGAAGGGCAAGTACGAGGCGGTCGCCAGCCGCCCTGTCACCCGGCTGCGCCCGCCGGACCTCATCATCCAGGACGAGTTGCACCTGATCTCCGGCGCACTGGGCACCACCGTCGGCCTCTTCGAAGCCGCCGTCGACCAGCTCTGCACCTGGCCCGCTCCCGACGGCCATGGGGGCAGCCGCCCAGTCGGCCCCAAGATCGTGGCCTCCACCGCGACGACCAAACGTGCCGCCGACCAGATCCGCGGCGTCTTCGCCCGCCGGGCGGCGATCTTCCCGCCCCGGGTGGTCGACGTCGAGGACACCTTCTTCTCCCAGCAGGTCGCCGTCACCCCCGCTGCCCCCGGCCGCCGTTATCTGGGCATCTGCGCACATGGTGTCCGGATGAAGCAGGCCGAGATTCGCGTCGCCGAGATTCTGGCCCTGGCCGGCCAGACTCTCTTCGACCGGCACGGTGCCCCCGCCGACCCGTATATGACACTGGTCGGTTACTTCAACGCCACCCGTGAACTCGCCGGGATGCGCCGCTTCCTGGACGACGACATCGCCACCCGGGTGCGTGTCCACGGAACCCGCAAGGGCCTGTCCAACCGGCTGCTGCGCCGCACCGACATGCTCTCCGTCCAGGAACTGACCTCCCGAATCTCCTCGGGTGACATCACCGAGGTGCTCGCCCGCCTGGAGATCGGCTTCGACGAGGAACTGGACACCACGGTCCGCAGGCAGGCCCTCGTTGACGAACTGAAGGCTGCCGCACAGCACAAGCAGCGTCTCGACCCCGCGAAGCTGGGCCTGCGCAACGAGAGCAACGGCGCAGTGGACGCGGTCATCGCCACCTCCATGCTCCAGGTCGGCGTCGACGTCTCCCGGTTCGGCCTGATGCTGGTGGTCGGCCAGCCGAAGAACACCGCCGAATACATCCAGGCGTCCTCCCGCGTCGGGCGCGACGCCAAACGGCCCGGCCTCGTCGTCACCCTCTACAACTGGACGCGCCCGCGCGACCTTGCTCACTTCGAGACCTTCAGCCACTACCACGCCACCTTCTACCGCGAGGTCGAAGCACTCTCGGTCACACCCTTCGCCCGCCGCTCCCTGGACCGCACGACAGCAGCCGCCTGGATCGCCGCCATCCGGAACGCGGACGCCGGCCACTCACGTAACGCGGACGCCTACGACGTGGACCTCGACGGCCCCGTCGCGCGCCAGGTCACCGAGCAGTTCCTCGCGCGTGCCGAAACCGTGGGCGGCGAGCGAGCTCGCGACTACCTCGCGGAGCGCATCGACACCCTCAAGGAGGCCTGGACCACTCGCAAGCAGGGCAATTCGCGCCTCGGCTACGAGGAAGGGAAATGGCAGCGGCAGCAGCTCACGGGTCTGCTCGACAAGGCGACCGGGGCGAAGTGGGGCGAGCTCACCGTCTCCCAGTCAATGCGCGAGACGGAGAACGAAATCAACCTCCTGGTCCCCGGCAGCGGACTCTTCGACGTCGTGGGCGGAGCCCCACCATGGAGTTATTCCGGTGGCCAGGGCCCGGACGACGCCGGCTCCGCCGAGGAGACCCCGGACGGAGACGAGACCGGAACCGTCCTGGACAACAAGCAGCAGGGACCGACCGGACCGAACGGAAAGAAGGCGCGCGCATGA
- the drmB gene encoding DUF1998 domain-containing protein yields the protein MTDTPQYRRRVGSVRPSHLMFTGGVGSLVDLPNFAVLVRGIDDWNYDAVPGWADLKEPRLLRAVNSLLAAPNSPYQVTQLRPAPWLDGADRDPNGPAAKVGVPVLPFPQWLRCTACNELGALDSSNFRFENDKPRRPDKARFFHAGCTAKRKGKPPLAVAARFVLACQAGHLDDFPYATFVHRGGSCAAVSHPRLQMLDHGGNQAANVKLKCVNCNKERNIRDAMGPRGEANLPSCRGRHPHLSTFDPAGCEHRPKPLVIGASNQWFAQTLSVLAVPPTQGSALQGEVEKLWDTLQNATGLPMLQMVWNLPQFKVLHQWAQEDVLAAVQERRAAVEAGPAAAQTSTYPDLLTPEWEIFTTPDTPDPTEDFALRDIEVPPALGGLFSHIVQAERLREVRALVGFTRLDAPDPEDPTLVTRAPLSRNRTPAWVPASEVRGEGIFLRLPEPLVADWEQRVAGTEELAAHRDAYVEFRRNRHSGRIQGNDDPLRSWPGARYIALHTLSHLLIRAISLNCGYSSASLSERIYAGREDDPRTGILIYTAVPDAEGTLGGLASLAEPEAFTRIVRRALADARRCSSDPLCAERLPHPPHEDFLHGAACHVCLFVSETTCERGNRFLDRRFIVPIGDPSLVLTLDIK from the coding sequence ATGACCGACACGCCCCAGTACCGCCGTCGGGTCGGTTCTGTACGCCCCAGCCATCTGATGTTCACCGGAGGCGTGGGCTCCCTCGTCGACCTGCCCAACTTTGCCGTCCTGGTCCGAGGCATCGACGACTGGAACTACGACGCCGTCCCGGGGTGGGCTGACCTCAAGGAACCCCGACTTCTGCGAGCCGTCAACAGCCTCCTCGCCGCTCCCAACAGCCCCTACCAGGTGACGCAGTTGCGCCCGGCGCCATGGCTGGACGGCGCGGACCGGGACCCCAATGGCCCCGCTGCCAAGGTCGGTGTGCCCGTCCTACCGTTCCCCCAGTGGTTGCGCTGCACCGCCTGCAACGAACTCGGGGCTCTGGACTCCAGTAACTTCCGCTTCGAGAACGACAAACCCCGCCGCCCCGACAAGGCCCGCTTCTTTCACGCGGGCTGCACCGCCAAGCGCAAGGGCAAGCCCCCGCTCGCCGTGGCCGCCCGCTTCGTCCTCGCCTGTCAGGCCGGCCACCTCGACGACTTCCCGTACGCCACCTTCGTGCACCGCGGCGGCAGTTGCGCAGCGGTGAGCCATCCACGCCTTCAGATGCTCGACCACGGCGGCAACCAGGCCGCCAACGTCAAGCTCAAATGTGTGAACTGCAATAAGGAACGCAACATCCGGGACGCGATGGGGCCGCGAGGTGAAGCCAACCTGCCGTCCTGCCGTGGCCGTCACCCGCACCTGTCAACCTTCGACCCGGCAGGCTGCGAACACCGGCCGAAACCCCTGGTGATCGGCGCCTCCAACCAGTGGTTCGCGCAGACCCTCAGCGTCCTTGCCGTGCCGCCGACTCAGGGCAGCGCACTACAGGGAGAGGTGGAGAAGCTCTGGGACACCCTCCAGAACGCTACCGGGCTGCCCATGCTGCAGATGGTCTGGAATCTCCCGCAGTTCAAGGTGCTCCACCAGTGGGCGCAAGAAGACGTCCTTGCAGCGGTGCAGGAGCGCCGCGCAGCCGTGGAGGCAGGGCCGGCTGCTGCCCAGACCTCCACGTATCCCGATCTCCTCACCCCGGAATGGGAGATCTTCACCACCCCCGACACCCCTGACCCGACCGAGGATTTCGCGCTGCGGGACATCGAGGTTCCCCCTGCCCTCGGCGGCCTGTTCTCCCATATCGTCCAGGCCGAGCGGCTCCGTGAGGTCCGTGCCCTGGTCGGCTTCACCCGACTCGACGCGCCAGACCCCGAGGACCCGACCCTGGTCACCCGTGCACCGCTCTCCCGGAACCGGACCCCAGCCTGGGTACCGGCCAGCGAGGTGCGCGGCGAGGGAATCTTCCTGCGCCTGCCTGAGCCTCTGGTCGCTGACTGGGAGCAGCGCGTCGCCGGAACGGAGGAGCTTGCCGCGCACCGTGACGCCTACGTCGAGTTCCGCCGCAATCGCCACTCCGGCCGGATCCAGGGAAACGACGATCCGCTGCGCAGCTGGCCCGGTGCCCGGTACATCGCCCTGCACACTCTGTCTCACCTCCTCATCCGAGCCATCTCCCTGAACTGCGGCTACTCCTCCGCCAGCCTCTCCGAACGGATCTACGCAGGGCGGGAGGACGACCCGCGGACCGGCATCCTGATCTACACGGCGGTTCCGGACGCGGAAGGGACCCTCGGCGGCCTCGCCTCGCTCGCCGAACCCGAGGCATTCACCCGCATCGTGCGCCGTGCCCTCGCCGACGCCCGGCGGTGCTCCTCCGACCCGCTGTGCGCCGAACGGCTGCCCCACCCGCCGCACGAGGACTTCCTGCACGGCGCGGCCTGCCATGTGTGTCTCTTCGTCTCGGAGACGACCTGCGAACGCGGCAACCGCTTCCTGGACCGCCGGTTCATCGTGCCCATCGGTGACCCCAGCCTGGTCCTCACGCTGGACATCAAATGA
- the drmC gene encoding DISARM system phospholipase D-like protein DrmC: protein MRHTTFRQAAAQARAVVGTQALRALAEGIADGRPRAALLSLRSVPGFAEAAATVVDAAGADRIPAGEAAAYLEGLAEGHALRTAEQRVSLVWSGPSSHRVPVRSTSLTLVELIEESRRELLLMTYSAKPYPPLIKALIAAAERAVTIDVVVETLQGAGSALAGAEPASAFGGIPGIRIWHWPVDKRVEHGAKTHAKLAVADSRILLVTSANFTQSGVDRNIEAGALIRGGTTPSRTVEHVRELQREGTLQRFY from the coding sequence ATGAGACATACGACGTTCCGGCAGGCAGCGGCTCAGGCCCGTGCGGTCGTCGGGACGCAGGCACTCAGAGCTCTCGCCGAGGGGATCGCCGATGGGCGGCCTCGAGCCGCACTTTTGTCCCTGCGGTCCGTTCCGGGCTTCGCCGAGGCGGCGGCCACCGTCGTGGATGCCGCCGGCGCGGACCGGATACCTGCCGGTGAGGCGGCTGCCTACCTGGAGGGCCTGGCGGAGGGACACGCCCTGCGCACCGCCGAGCAACGGGTCTCCCTCGTCTGGAGCGGCCCCTCTTCCCACCGGGTCCCGGTCCGTTCGACCAGCCTGACCCTGGTGGAACTGATCGAGGAGTCCCGACGGGAACTCCTGCTCATGACGTACTCGGCGAAGCCCTACCCGCCGCTCATCAAGGCGTTGATTGCTGCTGCAGAGCGGGCCGTGACCATCGATGTGGTGGTCGAGACCTTGCAGGGTGCGGGAAGCGCACTCGCGGGAGCGGAGCCCGCCTCGGCGTTCGGAGGGATCCCAGGTATCCGTATCTGGCATTGGCCCGTGGACAAGCGGGTGGAACATGGAGCCAAAACCCACGCAAAACTGGCCGTCGCGGACAGTCGGATCCTGCTGGTCACCAGCGCCAACTTCACCCAGTCCGGCGTGGACCGCAATATTGAGGCCGGAGCTCTGATCAGAGGCGGGACGACGCCTTCCCGTACGGTCGAGCACGTACGGGAACTCCAGCGTGAGGGCACTCTGCAGCGGTTCTACTGA